In Flammeovirgaceae bacterium 311, one DNA window encodes the following:
- a CDS encoding Iduronate-2-sulfatase (COG3119 Arylsulfatase A and related enzymes) → MAEKPNVLFITVDDLRPELNCYGKSHIQSPNIDKLAQGGILFSRAYCNVPVCGASRASFLTGTRPTRNRFLTYDTWAEKDNPEAIPLPQHFRNNGYFTVSNGKVFHNPTDSEDSWDEIWQPEDVHFRTYLTAENLALAASIKKGYPYERAAVSDSIYYDGKVATKAIVDLQKLKGGDKPFFLAVGFFRPHLPFNAPEKYWNLYERRNISLPVTYKDSANAPAVAFLHNFAEMKQYYGYPPKGPVSDSIAISLIHGYYASVSYVDAQVGRVLDALEELGLKENTIVVLLGDHGFNLGEHGTWCKHSNFNTSLQAPLLFSGPGVPENKKSNQLVEFVDIFPTLIDLANLPTLPNQLEGASMLPIMQQEDAPWDGRIVSKYVDGLTIKTGHYMYTEWSKSDSNVYARMLFDHARDPDERMNIAELPESQELIRRLQQELYENRGKDFNEEVKRVE, encoded by the coding sequence TTGGCCGAAAAGCCTAATGTTTTATTTATTACAGTAGATGACCTGCGCCCGGAGCTGAACTGTTATGGAAAATCTCATATCCAATCTCCCAACATCGACAAACTGGCACAGGGAGGCATCCTGTTCAGCAGGGCTTACTGCAATGTGCCGGTTTGCGGTGCTTCCAGAGCGAGTTTCTTAACCGGCACCCGACCTACCCGGAACAGGTTCCTTACTTATGATACCTGGGCGGAGAAAGACAATCCCGAAGCCATTCCCTTACCCCAACATTTCCGCAACAATGGCTATTTTACTGTTTCCAACGGAAAGGTCTTTCACAACCCCACCGACAGTGAAGATAGCTGGGATGAGATCTGGCAACCAGAGGATGTTCACTTTAGGACCTACCTGACAGCCGAAAACCTGGCGCTTGCCGCCAGCATCAAAAAAGGCTATCCTTATGAAAGGGCGGCGGTAAGCGATTCGATATATTACGATGGCAAAGTGGCTACTAAAGCCATTGTGGACCTGCAGAAACTGAAGGGAGGAGATAAACCCTTTTTCCTTGCAGTGGGCTTCTTTAGACCACACCTTCCTTTCAATGCCCCGGAAAAATACTGGAACCTGTATGAACGCCGGAACATATCGTTACCTGTCACTTACAAGGATTCAGCTAATGCTCCGGCTGTGGCCTTTCTTCATAATTTTGCCGAAATGAAACAGTATTACGGGTATCCTCCAAAAGGCCCTGTAAGCGACTCCATAGCTATATCGCTGATCCACGGCTACTATGCAAGCGTTAGCTATGTGGATGCCCAGGTGGGCAGGGTGCTGGATGCCCTGGAGGAGTTAGGGTTGAAAGAAAATACCATTGTGGTACTGTTGGGTGACCATGGCTTTAATCTGGGCGAACATGGTACCTGGTGCAAGCATAGTAACTTTAATACTTCGCTGCAGGCACCTTTACTTTTTTCCGGCCCTGGAGTACCCGAAAATAAAAAATCAAACCAGCTGGTGGAGTTCGTAGACATCTTTCCCACCTTAATTGATCTGGCGAATCTGCCAACCCTGCCGAATCAGCTGGAGGGCGCAAGCATGCTTCCGATCATGCAGCAGGAAGATGCCCCCTGGGATGGGCGGATAGTGAGTAAATATGTTGATGGCCTAACGATCAAAACTGGTCATTATATGTATACTGAATGGAGCAAATCTGATTCCAATGTCTATGCCCGTATGCTATTCGACCATGCAAGAGACCCTGATGAACGGATGAATATTGCTGAACTTCCTGAAAGCCAGGAACTCATCAGAAGGCTTCAGCAGGAACTGTACGAAAACCGGGGCAAGGATTTTAATGAGGAAGTAAAAAGGGTGGAATAG
- a CDS encoding transcriptional regulator, LacI family protein (COG1609 Transcriptional regulators), with the protein MHKKVTIKDLASQLNLTPATVSRALNDSYEIGKATKERVWALAKELNYKPDRIASSLRSKRTKLVGVIIPDISYFFNSSALKGIEEVLIPKGYRVLIFQTGESLTREIDNIKDLAAINVDGIIASLSVETKNLDHFHENLPSETSMVFIDRIPSEDQYVKVTIDNQKAACAAVSYLIKNGKKKIAWLAGPEGLKISEIRYAGYCEAHKNAGLQIDPALVVRCDFTRESAYSAIVQIVREKQDIDSIFCINDRLAIEALAAVNDCNKKVPEDISVMGFNNETFSNFLQPSLSTITQPAFEMGIEAATQLLKLMQRKKTTIKEYIFETKLIERGSTNLFKSRNES; encoded by the coding sequence ATGCACAAAAAAGTTACGATTAAGGATTTAGCCAGTCAATTAAATCTTACACCTGCAACCGTTTCAAGAGCCTTGAATGATTCGTATGAGATTGGTAAAGCCACCAAAGAAAGGGTATGGGCCCTGGCTAAGGAACTTAATTATAAACCTGACCGGATTGCAAGCAGTCTTAGAAGTAAAAGAACAAAGCTCGTAGGGGTAATTATTCCTGACATTTCATATTTTTTTAACTCCTCTGCCCTGAAGGGGATCGAAGAAGTATTGATTCCCAAAGGTTACCGGGTGCTTATCTTCCAGACCGGAGAAAGTCTCACAAGAGAAATTGATAATATCAAAGACCTTGCTGCTATTAATGTTGATGGCATTATTGCATCGCTTTCTGTTGAAACAAAAAATCTGGATCATTTTCATGAGAACCTTCCCTCAGAAACCTCAATGGTTTTTATTGACCGCATTCCTTCCGAAGACCAGTATGTTAAGGTTACTATTGATAACCAGAAAGCTGCCTGTGCAGCTGTAAGCTACCTGATAAAGAATGGTAAAAAAAAGATAGCCTGGTTAGCAGGTCCCGAAGGCCTGAAAATTTCTGAAATAAGGTATGCAGGATATTGTGAAGCACACAAGAATGCAGGCTTACAAATTGACCCTGCTTTAGTAGTAAGATGTGATTTTACAAGGGAATCTGCTTATTCTGCCATCGTTCAGATTGTCAGGGAAAAACAAGATATAGATTCGATTTTTTGTATTAATGATCGTTTGGCTATAGAAGCATTAGCCGCAGTCAATGACTGTAATAAAAAAGTGCCCGAAGATATATCTGTGATGGGATTCAATAATGAAACCTTCTCTAATTTTCTTCAACCCTCACTCTCCACCATCACACAACCTGCATTTGAAATGGGAATTGAAGCAGCCACCCAGCTATTGAAATTAATGCAAAGAAAAAAGACAACCATCAAGGAATACATTTTTGAAACCAAGCTGATTGAGAGAGGCAGTACCAACCTTTTCAAATCCCGCAACGAATCGTGA
- a CDS encoding glycoside hydrolase 97, which translates to MRKLTFIMLLLLGACLAHAQNNQQFQLNSPDHKIQVNIDASGQLRWSVQHGHQQVLVPSALAMKLEGGETLGENVKVVSSKPETVNTTIKGLNYKKDIIPDQYNQLTLQFRGDYGVIFRAYNDGVAYRFFTKKRKPITVVSEVAEFNFPQDHMLYIPYANSPHLGDMYQISFENTYQYIQLSEINKDTLAFAPVLVELPNGLKAAITEADLESYPGMFLKAGAKDFSLAGDFAPYPVAEKQGGHKNQQMFVTARAPYIARTEGSRSFPWRTLIISEQDRDLLNNDMVYKLAAPSRIKDASWVAPGKVAWDWWNNWNISGVDFRAGINTETYKHYIDFAAANNIENILLDEGWASSEDIMKIVPAINLQEIIGYAKQKGVGVWLWGGWLPLDRKTDEALLTYSKMGIKGFKVDFMDRDDQKMVDFYYRLAKKAAEHKLMIDYHGAYKPTGLQRTYPNVVNFEGVYGLEQVKWGNSDFPKYNSTIPFIRMLAGPLDYTPGAMKNANKHNFRVVHSAPMSQGTRVHQLALYVMYEAPFNMLADNPTNYTKEPESTKFIASVPTTFNETIALDGKVGEYAAIARRKGDTWYVGAITNWDGREISINLSFLPEGTYEAEIFKDGINADREGSDYKREVLKVTSADRLKEQMAGGGGWAARIYPVK; encoded by the coding sequence ATGAGGAAATTAACTTTTATAATGCTGCTGTTGCTGGGAGCATGCCTTGCGCATGCTCAAAATAATCAGCAGTTTCAGCTCAATTCTCCCGATCATAAAATTCAGGTAAACATCGATGCCAGTGGTCAGCTGCGGTGGTCGGTACAGCATGGCCATCAGCAGGTGCTGGTACCTTCTGCGCTTGCCATGAAATTAGAGGGAGGCGAAACTTTGGGAGAAAACGTAAAAGTAGTTTCCTCAAAGCCTGAAACAGTAAATACCACCATCAAAGGCCTCAACTACAAAAAAGATATTATTCCCGATCAGTACAACCAGCTTACCCTTCAATTCAGGGGTGACTATGGTGTGATTTTCCGAGCCTACAATGATGGAGTGGCCTACCGCTTTTTTACAAAGAAAAGAAAACCCATAACCGTAGTATCGGAAGTGGCGGAATTTAACTTTCCGCAGGACCACATGCTCTACATTCCCTATGCCAACAGCCCACATCTGGGAGATATGTACCAGATTTCTTTCGAAAACACCTACCAGTACATTCAACTTTCAGAGATCAATAAAGATACTCTTGCTTTTGCCCCGGTGCTGGTGGAGCTGCCTAACGGCCTTAAGGCTGCCATTACCGAGGCCGACCTGGAGAGCTATCCCGGTATGTTCCTGAAGGCTGGCGCTAAAGATTTTTCACTGGCTGGCGATTTTGCGCCCTACCCGGTAGCCGAAAAGCAGGGGGGACATAAGAACCAACAGATGTTTGTGACAGCGCGTGCCCCCTACATTGCCAGAACCGAGGGCAGCCGCAGCTTTCCCTGGCGCACCCTCATCATCAGCGAACAGGACAGGGACCTGTTGAATAATGACATGGTGTACAAGCTGGCAGCTCCTTCCAGAATTAAAGATGCCTCCTGGGTAGCGCCAGGCAAAGTGGCCTGGGACTGGTGGAACAACTGGAACATCTCCGGCGTGGACTTCCGTGCCGGTATCAATACAGAGACTTACAAGCACTACATAGACTTTGCCGCTGCCAACAATATTGAAAACATTCTGCTGGACGAAGGCTGGGCCAGCAGTGAAGATATCATGAAGATTGTACCCGCTATCAACCTGCAGGAGATCATCGGGTATGCAAAGCAAAAAGGGGTAGGTGTATGGCTGTGGGGCGGCTGGCTACCGCTGGATAGAAAAACCGATGAAGCTTTGTTAACCTACTCTAAAATGGGAATCAAGGGTTTCAAGGTAGATTTCATGGATCGTGACGATCAGAAGATGGTGGATTTTTACTACCGCCTGGCCAAAAAGGCAGCCGAGCATAAGCTCATGATTGATTATCACGGTGCCTACAAGCCAACAGGTCTGCAACGCACCTACCCTAATGTAGTGAATTTTGAGGGGGTATATGGACTGGAACAGGTAAAATGGGGTAATTCCGATTTTCCGAAGTACAACAGCACTATTCCCTTCATCCGCATGCTGGCAGGGCCATTGGATTACACCCCTGGCGCCATGAAGAATGCAAACAAACATAACTTCCGCGTTGTGCACTCTGCCCCTATGAGCCAGGGCACCCGTGTACATCAGCTGGCCCTTTATGTGATGTATGAGGCGCCATTCAACATGCTGGCCGATAACCCTACCAACTACACAAAGGAGCCCGAAAGCACGAAATTCATTGCCTCGGTGCCTACCACCTTCAATGAAACGATTGCGCTGGATGGCAAAGTGGGGGAGTATGCTGCCATAGCCCGCCGTAAGGGCGACACCTGGTATGTTGGTGCCATCACCAACTGGGATGGCCGCGAGATCAGCATCAATCTTTCATTTCTGCCCGAGGGTACGTATGAGGCCGAGATTTTCAAGGACGGCATCAATGCAGACAGGGAGGGGTCGGACTACAAGCGAGAGGTGTTAAAGGTAACTTCTGCGGATCGGCTAAAGGAGCAAATGGCTGGTGGTGGTGGCTGGGCAGCGAGGATTTATCCTGTTAAGTAG
- a CDS encoding xylan 1,4-beta-xylosidase (COG5492 Bacterial surface proteins containing Ig-like domains), producing MLSSGDSRQVNALDSASGKPARAKWTISDPTVASIDSKGVVTGLKKGDAVITAFNPKNDTIGSCIVSVDVPFQNPILPPSWKLYIADPEPKVFGNGVYVYGSRDEGGNSWCSDKYNVLYSEDLVHWTDKGVSFHLDSVPEQYMKPKYRRLWAPDALKHPTNGRYYLFSCFNHTRPVAEEELMVSYSDKPGGWFTDAKPLKIDGKEPIIAIDPGVLVDEDGKAYVTWPFKMGQLDPDDYTRVIGSTVVDVQQWMPEDNTPFEGPSIRKRGDTYYYIYIQNDGLRNRPDGTQYNKPTRMAYMTSKSPLGPYTYQGLIMENTDYPQVINIHGSIVEFKDQWYVFYHMPVIDKRLTRVMCAEPLTFDEEGKIIPVKPSTSGIRGAFKYGDRIQASGAVVYPGGEMNPQYVSRENDAKLVFQKQGSFAGYRYIDLDNNKAAEVVLDVNTSGAGGVLEIRYDGADGETLAVVTLPDTGGEWKEVTAKVSEVRPGKQSFIIGLKEKPASGDVELDWLQFNEAAVSATSQSSKAQ from the coding sequence ATGCTTTCCAGTGGAGACAGCAGGCAAGTCAACGCACTTGACTCAGCAAGCGGAAAACCTGCAAGGGCAAAATGGACGATCAGTGACCCAACTGTAGCCAGTATTGATAGCAAAGGAGTTGTTACCGGGCTGAAAAAAGGAGATGCGGTGATCACTGCCTTCAATCCAAAAAATGATACCATTGGCAGCTGTATCGTTTCGGTGGATGTGCCCTTCCAGAATCCGATTCTGCCCCCGTCCTGGAAACTGTATATTGCCGACCCGGAGCCTAAGGTTTTTGGTAATGGGGTTTATGTGTATGGCTCAAGGGATGAGGGAGGCAACAGCTGGTGTTCCGACAAGTACAATGTGCTATACTCCGAAGATCTGGTTCACTGGACTGACAAAGGCGTATCTTTTCACCTTGATTCTGTTCCGGAGCAGTACATGAAACCTAAGTACAGGCGTTTATGGGCTCCCGATGCCTTAAAACACCCCACCAATGGCAGGTATTACCTGTTCTCCTGCTTTAACCACACCAGGCCGGTGGCAGAGGAAGAGTTAATGGTTTCTTACAGCGATAAACCCGGGGGCTGGTTTACCGATGCAAAGCCCCTGAAGATTGATGGCAAAGAACCAATCATCGCCATAGACCCCGGTGTTTTGGTGGATGAGGATGGGAAAGCCTATGTTACCTGGCCATTTAAAATGGGGCAGCTCGATCCTGATGATTATACAAGGGTCATAGGCAGTACTGTGGTGGATGTTCAGCAGTGGATGCCCGAAGACAATACTCCTTTTGAAGGGCCTTCTATCCGGAAGAGAGGCGATACCTACTACTACATCTACATACAGAACGATGGTTTAAGAAACAGACCCGATGGCACCCAGTACAACAAGCCTACCCGTATGGCCTACATGACGAGCAAAAGTCCGCTGGGTCCTTACACCTACCAGGGGCTGATCATGGAAAATACGGATTATCCGCAGGTAATCAATATTCATGGTTCTATTGTGGAGTTCAAGGACCAGTGGTATGTGTTTTACCACATGCCCGTTATTGATAAAAGGCTCACCCGCGTAATGTGTGCAGAGCCTCTCACTTTTGATGAAGAAGGAAAGATTATTCCTGTAAAGCCCAGCACTTCCGGTATCAGGGGAGCATTTAAGTATGGCGACCGGATACAGGCCTCCGGGGCAGTGGTATATCCCGGCGGAGAAATGAACCCGCAGTATGTCAGCCGGGAAAATGATGCAAAGCTGGTATTTCAAAAGCAGGGCTCGTTTGCCGGGTACCGCTACATCGATCTGGATAATAACAAGGCTGCTGAAGTGGTGCTGGATGTGAACACCAGCGGAGCAGGCGGCGTTCTGGAAATCCGATACGATGGTGCCGATGGAGAAACGCTTGCAGTTGTTACGCTGCCAGACACTGGTGGTGAATGGAAGGAGGTAACTGCTAAAGTTTCAGAGGTTCGCCCGGGAAAACAAAGCTTTATTATAGGCCTGAAAGAGAAACCAGCCAGTGGCGATGTTGAGCTCGACTGGCTTCAATTTAATGAAGCGGCAGTTTCGGCCACCAGCCAAAGCAGCAAAGCTCAGTAA
- a CDS encoding sulfatase (COG3119 Arylsulfatase A and related enzymes) → MKKPQVQFLICLLSICSLLGCSTANESKKEAALVTEKPNVIIVVADQWRAEAFGYAGNPDVITPNFDRLASESINFDHAVAVMPVCSPWRASLMTGQYPLTHGLFYNDKPLPTEAVTMGKLFKGEGYQTAFIGKWHMNGHERHEHPFAARSKPIPAERRQGFDYWKACEVTHDYNNSLYFDEQNQKHIWPGYDAFPQTDSAISYIRKHKEKPFLMVLSWGPPHDPYNTAPEEYRKLYDPAKLTLRPNVAESDQDSARWVLANYYAHCTALDKAMGDLMKALDDEGVADNTILIFTSDHGDMLMSKGVLKKQRPWDESARIPMLLRYPQKLGKEAVTIKAPINTPDILPSLLGLCNMSVPASVEGKNFSASILKKEELDNDAVLVMLPVPFHEWAFKSGGREYRAVRTSRYTYARDLFGPWLLYDNENDPYQLNNLVGNAEFAGIQKELEETLQQKLEETGDRFLPADAYMAKWNYLYDFDDSLRPDAYYQNLKKLNIKSL, encoded by the coding sequence ATGAAAAAGCCACAAGTTCAGTTCTTAATCTGCCTGCTTTCTATCTGCTCCCTGCTGGGGTGCAGTACGGCAAACGAATCAAAAAAAGAGGCGGCCCTGGTCACAGAAAAGCCCAATGTAATTATTGTGGTGGCAGATCAATGGAGAGCAGAAGCGTTTGGTTATGCAGGTAACCCCGATGTAATCACCCCAAATTTCGACAGACTGGCCAGCGAAAGCATTAATTTTGATCATGCCGTGGCTGTTATGCCGGTTTGCAGTCCCTGGCGCGCCAGCCTGATGACCGGCCAGTACCCCCTGACGCATGGCCTGTTTTACAATGATAAACCCCTGCCTACTGAGGCGGTTACCATGGGCAAGCTCTTCAAGGGAGAAGGGTATCAGACAGCCTTTATCGGTAAATGGCATATGAACGGACACGAGCGGCATGAGCATCCTTTTGCCGCCCGAAGCAAGCCTATTCCTGCAGAGCGCCGCCAGGGCTTTGATTACTGGAAAGCATGTGAGGTAACCCATGATTACAACAACTCTTTATACTTTGATGAGCAGAACCAGAAGCACATCTGGCCCGGGTATGATGCCTTTCCGCAAACTGATAGTGCAATCAGCTACATACGGAAGCATAAAGAAAAACCTTTCCTGATGGTTTTATCCTGGGGCCCTCCTCATGATCCTTATAACACCGCACCCGAAGAGTACAGAAAGCTATATGACCCTGCTAAGCTAACCCTTAGGCCCAATGTGGCAGAAAGTGATCAGGATAGTGCCAGGTGGGTCTTGGCAAATTACTATGCCCACTGCACTGCCCTCGATAAGGCCATGGGCGATTTGATGAAAGCATTGGATGATGAAGGAGTAGCCGATAATACCATCCTCATTTTCACCTCAGATCATGGTGACATGCTGATGTCGAAGGGCGTGCTGAAAAAGCAAAGGCCCTGGGATGAGTCTGCCCGGATACCCATGTTATTGAGGTATCCCCAAAAATTAGGAAAAGAAGCTGTTACCATAAAAGCGCCCATCAATACGCCTGATATCTTACCAAGCTTGTTAGGGCTGTGCAACATGTCGGTTCCGGCATCTGTAGAGGGTAAGAATTTTTCGGCATCAATTCTGAAAAAAGAAGAACTTGATAATGATGCTGTCCTGGTCATGCTGCCGGTTCCATTTCATGAATGGGCCTTCAAAAGTGGTGGCAGGGAATACCGGGCGGTGCGAACCAGCAGGTACACCTATGCCAGAGACTTATTCGGACCATGGCTGCTATATGATAATGAGAATGATCCATACCAGCTAAATAATCTTGTTGGGAATGCGGAATTCGCAGGCATTCAGAAAGAGCTGGAAGAAACGCTGCAGCAGAAATTAGAGGAAACAGGAGATAGATTTCTTCCTGCAGATGCATACATGGCTAAGTGGAATTACCTGTACGATTTTGACGACAGCCTCCGCCCGGATGCTTATTATCAGAATTTGAAAAAGCTGAATATCAAAAGCCTTTAA
- a CDS encoding alpha-L-rhamnosidase has product MKKFLNISMREIRFIRLCLLIMLLGVSVSLKAATELGNLTTEYKKDPIGIDVTVPRFSWKLLSDVRDQEQTAYQILVASSPELLTPQKADLWNSQKVGSSQSVLVDYAGSSLKSRQRGWWMVRAWDKNGKATKWSKPALFEMGFLQPSDWQANWIKPAVAFEEYSHPAPYFRKEFNLNKPIKSARLYSTSRGLYEFFINGERVGDQYFTPGYTSYEKRLQYQVYDITPLLKGGVNATGAIVGNGWYRAFRPNNTPLMQHQDLELFAQLEVEFADGSRLIIPTDDSWKTTTGPLLKSEMYDGEIYDARQELTGWNQPGYDDAKWGKTQITQTKKNNLVGVIAEPVRKIEELKPIEIIYTPAGDTVLDMGQNMVGWCRLRVKAPKGTTIKLRHSEILDQEGNFYTANLRTADQEIIYTTRGGGEWETFEPKFSFQGFRYVAVSGYPAEVTNDLITGVVIHSDLDFVGAFSCNNELINQLQQNIVWSQRGNFLDIPSDCPQRDERLGWTADIHAFAPTAFYNMNSAAFLTKWLKDLAADQHEDGRVPNVIPDEPYNKINIGATGWADAATIVPWSIYTHYGDKQVLEDQYASMKGWVEYMRREAKTSEDRLYRPKTFQFNDWLAFTSTFPNYQGATTDTDFLAAVFYYHSTAILAKSAALLGKEQDAATYASLQKQIKESFTREFLSQNGRLSPNTQTAYVLALSFDLVPEELKASAAQRLANDVNKFGHITTGFLGVADISHVLTRYGHVAEAYKLLYRQKYPSWLYPVTKGATTIWERWDAIKPDGSFQTEKGNSFNHYAYGAVGDWLYKAVAGINPSPAEPGYKKIIFKPHPYGEMNDVKASHESLYGTIVSEWKMENGKFKWHVTVPPNTRAEVFVPASQQGLLINGKAAKATLLDEENALPYQFIRTEVGAGKYVFESSLTL; this is encoded by the coding sequence ATGAAAAAGTTTTTGAACATATCTATGCGGGAAATCAGATTTATAAGACTTTGCCTTCTTATCATGCTGCTGGGGGTATCCGTATCCTTGAAGGCTGCAACTGAACTGGGCAATCTTACTACTGAGTACAAAAAAGACCCGATAGGGATCGATGTTACAGTACCCAGATTTTCATGGAAGCTCCTATCCGATGTAAGGGATCAGGAGCAGACAGCCTACCAGATTTTGGTTGCCTCCAGTCCGGAATTACTTACGCCACAGAAAGCAGATCTCTGGAACAGCCAGAAAGTAGGCAGCTCACAAAGTGTATTGGTTGATTATGCCGGGTCTTCCCTGAAATCAAGGCAAAGGGGCTGGTGGATGGTCAGGGCCTGGGATAAGAACGGTAAGGCTACCAAATGGTCGAAGCCTGCCCTTTTTGAGATGGGTTTTCTGCAGCCCTCAGACTGGCAGGCGAACTGGATCAAGCCTGCCGTGGCGTTCGAGGAATACAGCCATCCTGCTCCTTACTTCCGCAAAGAATTCAACCTTAACAAACCCATCAAATCTGCCAGGTTATACAGCACCAGCCGGGGCTTGTATGAGTTTTTCATCAATGGAGAGCGGGTAGGAGATCAGTACTTCACGCCTGGCTATACCAGCTATGAAAAGCGCCTGCAATACCAGGTGTATGATATTACCCCTCTGTTGAAGGGCGGGGTAAATGCCACCGGTGCTATTGTAGGGAATGGCTGGTACCGGGCATTCAGGCCCAACAACACTCCCCTGATGCAGCACCAGGACCTGGAGCTGTTTGCCCAGCTGGAAGTAGAATTTGCGGACGGCAGCAGGCTCATCATCCCTACAGATGATAGCTGGAAAACCACTACCGGACCCTTATTAAAATCTGAAATGTACGATGGCGAAATCTACGATGCCCGGCAGGAGCTTACAGGCTGGAACCAGCCAGGCTACGATGATGCAAAATGGGGTAAAACCCAGATTACCCAAACCAAAAAGAATAACCTGGTGGGTGTAATTGCCGAACCGGTAAGAAAAATAGAAGAGCTAAAACCCATTGAAATTATTTACACCCCGGCAGGAGATACAGTACTGGATATGGGCCAGAATATGGTAGGCTGGTGCAGGCTACGGGTAAAGGCACCCAAGGGTACTACCATCAAATTACGCCATTCAGAGATACTGGACCAGGAAGGTAATTTCTACACCGCAAACCTGCGTACTGCCGATCAGGAAATAATTTACACCACCAGGGGTGGTGGTGAATGGGAGACATTTGAGCCTAAATTTTCCTTCCAGGGCTTCCGGTACGTGGCGGTTTCAGGATATCCTGCTGAGGTAACGAATGATTTAATTACCGGAGTAGTGATTCACAGTGATCTTGATTTCGTGGGTGCTTTCAGCTGTAATAATGAACTGATTAACCAGCTGCAGCAGAATATTGTGTGGAGCCAGCGAGGTAATTTTCTGGATATACCATCGGATTGTCCTCAGCGCGATGAACGATTAGGATGGACAGCTGATATCCACGCTTTTGCGCCAACGGCATTCTACAACATGAACTCTGCCGCTTTTCTTACTAAATGGCTAAAAGACCTTGCAGCAGACCAGCATGAAGACGGGAGGGTGCCAAATGTAATACCCGACGAGCCTTACAATAAAATTAATATTGGTGCCACCGGATGGGCAGACGCGGCAACCATTGTTCCCTGGAGCATCTATACACACTATGGCGACAAGCAGGTGCTGGAAGATCAATACGCCAGCATGAAAGGATGGGTGGAGTACATGAGAAGAGAAGCCAAAACCTCCGAAGACCGCCTGTACAGGCCCAAGACCTTTCAGTTTAACGACTGGCTGGCTTTTACCAGTACCTTCCCTAACTACCAGGGGGCTACTACGGATACTGACTTTCTGGCGGCTGTATTTTATTACCACTCTACGGCAATTCTTGCAAAGTCTGCTGCCTTGCTGGGCAAAGAACAGGATGCCGCAACCTATGCCAGCCTGCAGAAACAAATCAAAGAGTCTTTTACCCGGGAATTTTTATCACAAAACGGAAGACTGTCTCCCAATACCCAGACAGCCTACGTACTTGCCCTTTCTTTTGACCTGGTTCCGGAGGAGTTAAAAGCCTCAGCGGCGCAACGCCTTGCCAATGATGTGAACAAGTTTGGACATATCACCACCGGATTTCTGGGGGTAGCGGATATAAGCCATGTACTGACCCGTTACGGTCACGTGGCAGAAGCTTACAAATTGCTGTACCGGCAAAAGTATCCTTCCTGGCTGTACCCGGTAACCAAAGGCGCGACTACTATTTGGGAACGCTGGGATGCCATAAAACCCGACGGTTCCTTCCAGACCGAGAAGGGTAATTCATTCAATCACTATGCCTATGGTGCCGTTGGCGACTGGCTGTACAAAGCAGTTGCCGGGATAAACCCGTCACCGGCAGAGCCCGGCTATAAAAAGATCATCTTTAAGCCACATCCATATGGGGAGATGAACGATGTGAAAGCCAGCCATGAGTCGCTTTATGGTACTATTGTTTCTGAATGGAAAATGGAGAATGGCAAGTTTAAATGGCATGTGACAGTGCCACCGAATACAAGGGCAGAGGTATTTGTGCCTGCCTCGCAGCAAGGTCTTCTGATCAACGGAAAAGCGGCAAAAGCTACTCTTCTTGATGAGGAAAATGCGCTGCCCTACCAGTTCATCCGTACCGAAGTAGGGGCGGGTAAGTATGTTTTTGAATCAAGTTTAACGCTTTAA